One segment of Streptomyces sp. NBC_01463 DNA contains the following:
- a CDS encoding sigma-70 family RNA polymerase sigma factor: MSSTPIPPARTAAGAPGSPGALVAACLSGSQTAWAALVERYAPLVWTVARSHRLSSADCEEVFQLTWLRVYQSLPGMHTPERFPAWLTTCARRESLKQYERSGRYVPVGDAGSLERPVVAQPGPEDALLARERDAEVLVALAELPDRDQRLLALLSADPAPGYDEVSRRLGIARGSVGPLRGRALHRLAEQLRRREAVSEACAAPV; the protein is encoded by the coding sequence ATGTCATCGACACCGATACCGCCGGCACGCACGGCCGCCGGGGCTCCCGGCAGCCCCGGCGCACTGGTCGCCGCGTGCCTCTCCGGTTCACAGACCGCCTGGGCGGCTCTCGTCGAGCGGTACGCCCCCCTGGTGTGGACGGTCGCCCGCTCGCACCGGCTCAGCTCCGCCGACTGCGAGGAGGTGTTCCAGCTGACCTGGCTGCGGGTCTACCAGAGCCTTCCCGGGATGCACACGCCGGAGCGGTTTCCGGCCTGGCTCACGACGTGTGCGCGCCGCGAGAGCCTGAAGCAGTACGAACGCTCGGGGCGGTACGTGCCGGTGGGCGACGCGGGAAGTCTGGAACGGCCCGTGGTGGCGCAGCCCGGTCCGGAGGACGCCCTGCTGGCCCGGGAGCGCGACGCGGAGGTTCTGGTCGCCCTGGCCGAGCTGCCCGACCGCGACCAGCGGCTGCTGGCGCTGCTCAGCGCCGATCCGGCTCCCGGTTACGACGAGGTCAGCCGCCGTCTCGGCATCGCCCGGGGTTCCGTGGGTCCGCTGCGCGGCCGGGCGCTGCACCGTCTCGCGGAGCAGTTGCGCAGGCGGGAGGCCGTCAGTGAGGCGTGCGCTGCACCGGTGTGA
- a CDS encoding beta-ketoacyl-[acyl-carrier-protein] synthase family protein: MPEPGNRRVVITGLGAVSSAGIGAAAFTASIRAGRRTTSPIAGFDTTGFPHTYAGEVHEFEPAAWLRRIAPGEWGRSAQFAASAARLAVADADLSEAALAGARSGSVMGTTSGESAVIEELVAAWAADGLKSLPGERVGAVPAGRIAAAVNSELGLSGEALTLATACSASNYALGYAYDMVASGEADYMLAGGADSLNRWAHAGFYRLGALAEEICRPFDADRSGILTAEGGVALLVEPYDRAVARGARIYAEVLGYSVNCDAEHMVHPDPTSIASCIRAAHRSAGVTPEDIDYICAHGTGTRTNDATEVSAAREVFGDRIPPISSIKSMIGHTMGAASGFGALICCQALYEGFLPPTAGVEQVDPALGPGVDPVPVSARAARPRVVQNHGFAFGGNNAITILGRAS; this comes from the coding sequence ATGCCTGAACCGGGGAACCGCCGCGTCGTCATCACCGGCCTGGGCGCGGTGAGCAGTGCCGGGATCGGCGCCGCCGCGTTCACGGCCTCCATCCGGGCCGGCCGCCGCACCACCTCCCCCATAGCCGGGTTCGACACCACCGGCTTCCCCCACACGTACGCGGGTGAGGTGCACGAGTTCGAACCCGCCGCGTGGCTGCGCCGCATCGCGCCCGGGGAGTGGGGGCGCAGCGCGCAGTTCGCCGCGTCGGCCGCCCGGCTCGCCGTCGCGGACGCGGATCTGTCCGAGGCCGCACTCGCCGGGGCCCGCAGCGGTTCGGTGATGGGCACCACCAGCGGCGAGTCCGCGGTCATCGAGGAACTCGTCGCCGCCTGGGCCGCGGACGGTCTCAAGTCGTTGCCCGGCGAGCGGGTCGGCGCCGTTCCGGCAGGCCGGATCGCCGCCGCGGTCAACAGCGAACTGGGCCTCTCGGGTGAGGCGCTGACGCTCGCCACCGCGTGCTCGGCCAGCAACTACGCGCTGGGCTACGCCTACGACATGGTGGCGAGCGGCGAGGCCGACTACATGCTGGCCGGCGGTGCCGACTCGCTGAACCGGTGGGCGCACGCGGGGTTCTACCGGCTCGGCGCCCTGGCGGAGGAGATCTGCCGCCCCTTCGACGCGGACCGTTCCGGGATCCTCACGGCGGAGGGCGGGGTCGCGCTGCTCGTGGAGCCCTACGACCGTGCCGTCGCACGCGGCGCCCGGATCTACGCCGAGGTGCTCGGCTACAGCGTCAACTGCGATGCCGAGCACATGGTCCACCCGGACCCGACCAGCATCGCCTCGTGCATCAGGGCGGCGCACCGCAGTGCGGGCGTGACGCCCGAGGACATCGACTACATATGCGCCCACGGCACCGGTACCCGCACGAACGACGCCACGGAGGTCAGCGCCGCCCGTGAGGTGTTCGGTGACCGCATCCCGCCGATCAGCTCCATCAAGTCGATGATCGGTCACACCATGGGCGCGGCCAGCGGCTTCGGTGCGCTGATCTGCTGCCAGGCGCTGTACGAGGGCTTCCTGCCGCCGACCGCGGGGGTGGAGCAGGTGGATCCCGCTCTCGGCCCCGGCGTCGATCCCGTACCGGTCTCGGCACGGGCCGCCCGTCCCCGGGTGGTGCAGAACCACGGTTTCGCCTTCGGCGGGAACAACGCCATCACCATTCTGGGAAGGGCCTCATGA
- a CDS encoding MFS transporter — MTQTAGDAVPAESVAAPPPESAADVRRRKLVFLVVCAGFVMSSLDMMIVNVAFPALEADFSGSTAAGLSWTLNAYSIVFAAALVPAGRLSDRSSRKGGFLLGLGLFTLASAACAASQGVPMLVAARVLQAVGAAAMVPTSLGLLLATYPAERRGGAVRAWTAVGGVAAALAPIVGGALVNLDWRWIFLINLPFGIVALLVGRRVLPTATQSERGPLPDLLGSLLIVLAVGAASLALIKAPEWGWGSARVLGSFALTVVCLAEFFRRSARHPNPVVAFSLLRVRSFSLANLTALVFNSCFGAMLFSFMLWCQNVWGYSALETGLALAPGTFLMPVMAMSTGRLVKRFGAATVVVIGCALLAAGVLWWGIAAQSEPDYVTMLLPGALLTPVGTILGTTALVGLVTKDLPPASFATGSAVNMMVRQVGLVIGISVFIAVLGTPGAGSATVDAFRHAWFIAAGIGILALLVGLTLTRRTGPADAAA; from the coding sequence ATGACTCAGACCGCAGGGGACGCGGTCCCCGCCGAGAGCGTGGCGGCACCGCCACCGGAGTCCGCGGCGGACGTGCGGCGCCGCAAACTGGTCTTTCTCGTGGTGTGCGCGGGGTTCGTCATGTCGAGCCTCGACATGATGATCGTCAACGTCGCGTTCCCCGCCCTGGAGGCCGACTTCAGCGGCAGCACGGCGGCCGGCCTCTCCTGGACGCTGAACGCCTACTCGATCGTGTTCGCCGCAGCCCTCGTCCCGGCCGGACGGCTCTCGGACCGTTCCAGCCGAAAGGGTGGCTTCCTCCTCGGCCTGGGACTGTTCACCCTCGCCTCGGCGGCGTGCGCGGCATCCCAGGGCGTGCCCATGCTGGTCGCGGCCCGGGTGCTGCAGGCCGTGGGAGCGGCGGCGATGGTCCCCACCTCGCTCGGCCTGCTGCTCGCCACCTATCCCGCGGAGCGGCGCGGCGGCGCCGTACGGGCCTGGACGGCGGTCGGCGGCGTCGCCGCGGCGCTCGCCCCCATCGTCGGCGGCGCGCTCGTCAATCTCGACTGGCGCTGGATCTTCCTCATCAACCTGCCGTTCGGCATCGTCGCGCTCCTGGTCGGACGCCGTGTGCTGCCCACCGCCACGCAGTCCGAGCGCGGGCCGCTGCCCGACCTGCTCGGATCGCTCCTGATCGTCCTCGCGGTCGGCGCCGCCTCCCTGGCGCTGATCAAGGCGCCCGAATGGGGCTGGGGCTCCGCGCGGGTGCTCGGCAGCTTCGCCCTGACGGTCGTCTGCCTGGCCGAGTTCTTCCGGCGCTCCGCCCGGCACCCCAACCCCGTGGTCGCCTTCTCGCTCCTGCGCGTCCGGTCCTTCAGCCTGGCCAACCTCACGGCGCTCGTGTTCAACTCCTGCTTCGGCGCGATGCTGTTCTCGTTCATGCTGTGGTGCCAGAACGTCTGGGGGTACTCCGCGCTGGAGACCGGGCTCGCGCTCGCACCCGGCACCTTCCTGATGCCGGTGATGGCCATGTCCACGGGCCGGCTGGTGAAGAGGTTCGGGGCCGCCACGGTCGTGGTCATCGGCTGCGCCCTGCTCGCCGCGGGCGTCCTGTGGTGGGGTATCGCCGCACAGAGCGAACCCGACTACGTCACGATGCTGCTGCCCGGAGCCCTGCTGACCCCGGTCGGCACCATCCTCGGCACGACCGCCCTGGTCGGCCTGGTCACCAAGGACCTGCCGCCCGCGTCCTTCGCCACCGGTTCCGCCGTCAACATGATGGTCCGGCAGGTCGGGCTGGTCATCGGCATCTCGGTGTTCATCGCCGTGCTCGGCACCCCCGGCGCGGGATCCGCCACCGTGGACGCCTTCCGGCACGCATGGTTCATCGCGGCCGGCATCGGCATCCTCGCCCTGCTCGTCGGGCTCACCCTGACCAGGCGCACCGGCCCGGCGGACGCCGCCGCGTAA
- a CDS encoding UbiX family flavin prenyltransferase: MNHPAHPRAANRMVVGISGATGIAYGIRALQALGAAGIETHLVMSRSARLTLAYESDLTVAQVQELADFHYSPEDVGAPVASGSFRTRGMIVAPCSMKSLAQIAVGTCDTLLARAADVTLKERNRLVLMVRETPLTLTHLRNMTTVTENGGIVAPPVPAFYTRPAGLQDVIDQSVGRVLDLFGIDTGAFPRWGEAAPPAGATTADGTAAVTTRQLDKSAIHA, from the coding sequence ATGAATCACCCCGCGCACCCCCGTGCGGCGAACCGGATGGTGGTCGGTATCAGTGGCGCCACCGGCATCGCCTACGGCATCCGCGCCCTGCAGGCCCTCGGGGCGGCGGGCATCGAGACCCACCTGGTGATGTCGCGGTCGGCGCGGCTGACACTCGCGTACGAGAGCGATCTGACCGTCGCCCAGGTGCAGGAACTGGCGGACTTCCACTACTCGCCCGAGGACGTGGGCGCACCCGTCGCCAGCGGTTCGTTCCGCACCCGCGGCATGATCGTCGCCCCCTGCTCGATGAAGTCGCTCGCGCAGATCGCCGTCGGCACCTGCGACACCCTGCTCGCCCGCGCCGCCGACGTGACGCTCAAGGAGCGCAACCGGCTGGTGCTCATGGTGCGCGAGACGCCGCTGACGCTCACGCATCTGCGCAACATGACGACGGTGACGGAGAACGGCGGCATCGTCGCACCTCCCGTCCCGGCCTTCTACACGCGTCCCGCCGGCCTCCAGGACGTGATCGACCAGTCCGTCGGCCGGGTGCTCGACCTGTTCGGCATCGACACCGGGGCCTTCCCGCGCTGGGGTGAGGCCGCACCGCCGGCCGGCGCGACGACCGCGGACGGCACCGCCGCCGTCACGACACGACAGCTCGACAAGAGCGCGATCCACGCCTGA
- a CDS encoding 3-oxoacyl-ACP synthase — translation MRFEGGLGVKAVTTWLPGTTETTGAQVAAGRLTEERGRQLGVTELPVTAELAAPEMAVRAGRRALARAGWDPERVGFLAHARVFHQGHEKWSYAHYIASELGLPSTALPFGIEALCTGGATGLLLAATQLVGDPALTGALVTTAERYYAPEWDRWSMHSDIGYGDGATAALLHRRDGGRDDLRLLSLTHSTASRLEGMERGNRPFTQVPMQDRKTWETNAERKDFYEAVGKEAFPEAARVHVRASLLQALEEAGLEGDDPRIRLFTMPRMGPRLVDVMYGSVAGLLKAETVLLGGRTGHLGAGDMLANMADIVTHRMLMPGEFAVVAGAGGGFTWSTAVVQAPEE, via the coding sequence ATGAGGTTCGAGGGCGGACTGGGAGTGAAGGCGGTCACCACCTGGCTGCCCGGCACCACCGAGACCACGGGGGCACAGGTGGCCGCGGGCCGTCTGACCGAGGAGCGCGGGAGGCAGCTGGGCGTCACGGAACTGCCCGTGACCGCGGAGCTGGCGGCACCCGAGATGGCCGTGCGGGCCGGCCGCAGGGCCCTGGCCCGGGCGGGCTGGGATCCGGAGAGGGTCGGCTTCCTCGCCCATGCGCGGGTCTTCCACCAGGGCCACGAGAAGTGGTCGTACGCGCACTACATAGCGAGCGAGCTGGGCCTGCCCTCCACGGCGCTCCCCTTCGGGATCGAGGCGCTGTGCACCGGCGGCGCCACCGGACTCCTCCTCGCCGCCACCCAGCTCGTCGGCGACCCCGCGCTGACCGGCGCGCTGGTCACCACCGCGGAGCGGTACTACGCCCCCGAGTGGGACCGCTGGAGCATGCACTCCGACATCGGATACGGCGACGGCGCGACCGCCGCCCTGCTGCACCGGCGCGACGGCGGCCGGGACGATCTGAGACTGCTGTCCCTGACCCACTCGACGGCCAGCCGCCTGGAGGGGATGGAGCGCGGCAACCGTCCCTTCACCCAGGTACCGATGCAGGACCGGAAGACCTGGGAGACGAACGCCGAGCGGAAGGACTTCTACGAGGCGGTGGGCAAGGAGGCCTTTCCGGAGGCCGCGCGCGTCCATGTCCGCGCCTCCCTGCTCCAGGCCCTGGAGGAAGCGGGCCTGGAGGGGGACGACCCGCGCATCCGGCTGTTCACGATGCCCCGCATGGGGCCCCGGCTGGTCGACGTGATGTACGGCTCCGTGGCGGGCCTGCTCAAGGCGGAGACCGTGCTGCTGGGGGGCAGGACGGGGCACCTGGGCGCGGGCGACATGCTCGCGAACATGGCCGACATCGTCACCCACCGGATGCTCATGCCCGGCGAGTTCGCCGTGGTCGCGGGCGCGGGCGGGGGCTTCACCTGGTCCACCGCGGTCGTCCAGGCCCCCGAGGAATAG
- a CDS encoding UbiD family decarboxylase: MTKHLTSLRDYLDALRELGDVRELHTPADTHLEIGAVIRRSAENRDQAPLFTSVKGYAPGFRVLGAPGALSSVPGSRWARVALSLGLAADAHPLEIVGELTAARGREPVAPVVVDSGPCQENVLLGDDATLDSFPVPLIHDGDGGRYINTWGAIVVRTPDGSWTNWSIARVMMIDGRRMAGMVRPLQDVGKIFAMWRERGEPMPFALVQGAEPAVPFACGMGLPSGTDESGYLGAHFGEPLELVRCRTVDLEVPATAEIVIEGHVSLDETAPEGPMGEYAGYLTGRANPWPVFHISAITHRDDPILPVVSAGKPVEEDHTAVGVTYSAEALYQLRAAGIPVTAAWIVPETAINLLAVTVPRDWRERSAFTSTRMLTQAVAQVALRPKVGYWVTRIMVLDDDIDPTDLRDVMWAFHTRSHPTRGQLLIEHQKVTPLHVFYSRDELVDGGPKIAYDCLLHPDEDKRARSTAFKDNFSADIQARALAIWENR, translated from the coding sequence ATGACGAAACATCTGACCAGCCTGCGCGACTACCTCGACGCGCTCCGCGAACTGGGCGACGTACGGGAACTGCACACGCCGGCGGACACCCACCTGGAGATCGGTGCGGTCATCCGCCGCAGCGCCGAGAACCGCGACCAGGCCCCGCTGTTCACCTCGGTCAAGGGGTACGCGCCGGGCTTCCGGGTCCTCGGGGCACCCGGCGCGCTCAGCTCCGTGCCCGGATCGCGCTGGGCCCGGGTCGCCCTCTCCCTCGGCCTGGCCGCGGACGCGCACCCCCTGGAGATCGTCGGGGAGCTGACGGCCGCGCGCGGCCGCGAGCCCGTCGCGCCGGTCGTCGTCGACTCGGGCCCGTGCCAGGAGAACGTTCTCCTCGGCGACGACGCGACCCTGGACTCCTTTCCCGTCCCCCTCATCCACGACGGTGACGGCGGCCGCTACATCAACACCTGGGGCGCCATCGTCGTGCGGACCCCCGACGGCAGCTGGACCAACTGGTCCATCGCCCGCGTCATGATGATCGACGGCCGTCGCATGGCGGGCATGGTCCGGCCGCTCCAGGACGTCGGGAAGATCTTCGCGATGTGGCGCGAACGCGGCGAGCCCATGCCGTTCGCCCTGGTCCAGGGCGCCGAACCGGCCGTGCCCTTCGCCTGCGGCATGGGACTGCCGTCCGGGACCGACGAATCCGGTTACCTGGGCGCCCACTTCGGTGAGCCGCTGGAACTCGTGCGCTGCAGGACCGTGGACCTGGAGGTGCCGGCCACCGCCGAGATCGTCATCGAGGGCCACGTCTCCCTCGACGAGACGGCGCCGGAGGGCCCGATGGGGGAGTACGCCGGCTACCTCACCGGACGGGCCAACCCCTGGCCCGTCTTCCACATCAGCGCCATCACCCACCGCGACGACCCGATCCTGCCCGTCGTCTCGGCCGGGAAGCCGGTCGAGGAGGACCACACCGCGGTCGGCGTCACCTACTCGGCCGAGGCCCTGTACCAGCTGCGCGCGGCAGGGATCCCCGTCACCGCGGCCTGGATCGTGCCCGAGACCGCCATCAACCTGCTGGCCGTGACCGTCCCGCGGGACTGGCGCGAACGTTCCGCCTTCACCAGCACCCGCATGCTCACCCAGGCCGTCGCCCAGGTGGCACTGCGTCCCAAGGTCGGCTACTGGGTCACCCGGATCATGGTCCTGGACGACGACATCGACCCCACCGACCTGCGCGACGTGATGTGGGCGTTCCACACCCGCAGCCACCCCACCCGGGGCCAGCTCCTCATCGAGCACCAGAAGGTCACGCCCCTGCACGTCTTCTACTCCCGCGACGAACTCGTCGACGGGGGACCGAAGATCGCGTACGACTGCCTCCTCCACCCCGACGAGGACAAGCGCGCCCGCAGCACCGCCTTCAAGGACAACTTCTCCGCCGACATCCAGGCCCGTGCCCTCGCCATCTGGGAGAACCGATGA
- a CDS encoding phosphopantetheine-binding protein: protein MSADTTVLTAEQDTQLRDIVIEVLELDADELTDTSSFIDDHDADSLLAIEILARIEKDLGVTIPQDDLTEMGNLDGVRAVVARSLVGGTDA, encoded by the coding sequence ATGAGCGCCGACACCACCGTCCTGACCGCCGAGCAGGACACCCAGCTGCGGGACATCGTCATCGAGGTCCTGGAGCTGGACGCGGACGAACTCACGGACACCAGCAGCTTCATCGACGACCACGACGCCGACTCGCTGCTCGCCATCGAGATCCTGGCACGCATCGAGAAGGACCTCGGTGTCACGATCCCCCAGGACGACCTCACCGAGATGGGCAACCTCGACGGCGTCCGTGCCGTGGTCGCCCGGTCCCTCGTCGGGGGTACCGATGCCTGA
- the fabG gene encoding 3-oxoacyl-ACP reductase FabG has product MTATHAASPSAGTDDAQRRLVMVSGGSRGIGRAVAVHLAAQGYDIAFCGRSASAAAEETADLARAQGAAVFHEPCDVTDHEAVETFVKRAEGELGPVYGLVNSAGIVKDNHLVMMPVADWTSVIDTNLTGTFNFCRTVGFGMLKRRTGAIVNISSVAGVYGHATQANYAASKGGVNSLSRTLAKELARQGIRVNVVAPGFIETDMTDGLSAKARKDALAAVPLRRFGTAQEVADLTGFLLSDKASYITGQVLQVDGGVAL; this is encoded by the coding sequence ATGACCGCCACGCACGCCGCTTCCCCCTCCGCCGGTACCGACGACGCGCAGCGGCGCCTGGTCATGGTCAGCGGCGGCAGCCGCGGCATAGGCCGGGCCGTCGCCGTGCACCTCGCCGCGCAGGGGTACGACATCGCGTTCTGCGGGCGCTCCGCGTCCGCGGCCGCGGAGGAGACCGCGGACCTGGCGCGCGCGCAGGGGGCCGCCGTCTTCCACGAACCGTGCGACGTCACGGACCACGAGGCGGTCGAGACCTTCGTCAAGCGGGCGGAGGGGGAACTCGGCCCGGTGTACGGGCTGGTGAACTCGGCCGGGATCGTCAAGGACAACCACCTGGTGATGATGCCCGTCGCCGACTGGACCTCGGTCATCGACACCAACCTCACCGGCACCTTCAACTTCTGCCGGACCGTGGGCTTCGGCATGCTCAAGCGGCGGACCGGCGCGATCGTGAACATCTCCTCGGTGGCCGGCGTCTACGGCCACGCCACCCAGGCCAACTACGCTGCCTCCAAGGGAGGCGTGAACAGCCTCAGCCGTACGCTCGCCAAGGAGCTCGCCCGGCAGGGCATCCGGGTCAACGTCGTGGCCCCGGGCTTCATCGAGACGGACATGACGGACGGACTGAGCGCCAAGGCGCGCAAGGACGCACTGGCCGCGGTGCCGCTCCGCCGCTTCGGAACGGCCCAGGAGGTCGCGGACCTCACCGGGTTCCTGCTGTCCGACAAGGCGTCCTACATCACGGGGCAGGTCCTCCAGGTCGACGGAGGCGTGGCGTTGTGA
- a CDS encoding 4'-phosphopantetheinyl transferase superfamily protein has protein sequence MTVPHPAVAPAGPHIWWFTVPPPGADTAAAERLLGPRQRERAARLRRPLSRHRKIMAHAALRVLIAARLGGEPGELELGRAVCPECGGPHGRPFVAGARGFEFSMAHTGDEAVYAFADEPVGVDVENGRVAERTVRTVARWLPPGQRTLLDTLPEAERSAAFARLWVRTEALAKGRGTGLAHGLGAAPDASAEPRWRLVDLRAPDGLVAALAVPARDATAPPRPRSGRLPAASVIDAAGRARAPGRAARARHDPNPAPDNGGRAHDARQ, from the coding sequence GTGACCGTGCCGCACCCGGCGGTGGCCCCGGCAGGACCGCACATCTGGTGGTTCACCGTGCCGCCGCCGGGTGCGGACACGGCGGCGGCCGAGCGGCTGCTCGGCCCCCGGCAGCGGGAGCGGGCCGCACGGCTCCGCCGGCCCCTGAGCCGGCACCGCAAGATCATGGCCCACGCGGCCCTGCGCGTCCTGATCGCGGCGCGGCTGGGCGGCGAACCCGGGGAACTCGAACTGGGGCGGGCCGTCTGCCCGGAGTGCGGCGGGCCCCACGGGCGCCCCTTCGTGGCAGGTGCGCGGGGCTTCGAGTTCTCGATGGCACACACCGGCGACGAGGCCGTCTACGCCTTCGCGGACGAGCCCGTGGGAGTGGACGTGGAGAACGGCCGGGTGGCTGAACGCACCGTCCGCACGGTCGCCCGATGGCTGCCGCCCGGGCAGCGAACCCTGCTGGACACACTGCCCGAGGCCGAACGCTCCGCGGCGTTCGCCCGGCTGTGGGTGCGCACGGAGGCGTTGGCGAAGGGGCGGGGGACGGGGCTCGCGCACGGACTGGGCGCCGCTCCGGACGCGTCCGCGGAGCCGCGGTGGCGGCTCGTGGACCTCCGGGCGCCCGACGGCCTCGTCGCCGCCCTCGCCGTACCGGCGCGCGACGCGACAGCGCCGCCCCGGCCGCGGAGCGGTAGATTGCCGGCGGCGTCCGTCATCGACGCCGCCGGGAGGGCTCGGGCCCCCGGCCGGGCCGCACGAGCCCGGCACGATCCGAACCCGGCACCCGACAACGGCGGAAGGGCACACGATGCGAGGCAGTGA
- a CDS encoding NAD(P)/FAD-dependent oxidoreductase: MTAPEDHDYDVIISGASVAGSAAAIMLARRGVRVALLERRSDPAAHKVLCTHYLQPCAYPVLDELGLVPELEKAGAVRNEARWYTRWGWIEPKAAPSGPELPYAYNIRRSTLDPMIRSSAAATPGVDLLAGHAVTGVIREAGRTVGVRVTGPDGPHELRARLVVGADGKDSPVARFAGMPATSHENERFSYFAHFRNLPLRDGITHSWFLEPDVAYAMPNDDGVTVVAVIPDKKRLPAFREDLEGAYLDFVRALPDGPAIDSAERITKITGTVNYPLHSRRPSAPGVALIGDAALTSDPLWGVGVGWALQSAQWLAEAVAPAVTGRGDLDRALTAYARRHRRGLAGHQHLAADYAKARPFNPFERLMFSAAARDASMARHMHLFASRIIGPLRFLSPVALARASAVNLRHRGGRSPAPVHLPHPTS, encoded by the coding sequence ATGACCGCGCCTGAAGACCACGACTACGACGTCATCATCAGTGGAGCGAGTGTCGCCGGCAGCGCCGCCGCGATCATGCTCGCCCGGCGCGGTGTCCGCGTGGCGCTGCTGGAGCGCCGGTCGGACCCCGCGGCCCACAAGGTGCTGTGCACCCACTACCTCCAGCCCTGCGCCTACCCGGTGCTCGACGAGCTCGGGCTCGTCCCCGAGCTGGAGAAGGCCGGAGCCGTACGCAACGAGGCCCGCTGGTACACCCGTTGGGGGTGGATCGAGCCCAAGGCCGCGCCCTCGGGACCCGAACTCCCCTACGCGTACAACATCCGCCGCAGCACGCTCGACCCGATGATCAGGTCCAGCGCCGCGGCGACACCGGGCGTGGACCTGCTGGCCGGTCACGCGGTGACGGGGGTGATCCGGGAGGCCGGGCGCACCGTAGGCGTGCGGGTGACCGGGCCCGACGGGCCGCACGAGCTGCGCGCCCGGCTGGTCGTCGGCGCGGACGGGAAGGACTCGCCGGTCGCACGGTTCGCCGGGATGCCCGCCACGTCTCACGAGAACGAGCGGTTCAGCTACTTCGCGCACTTCAGGAACCTCCCGCTGCGTGACGGCATCACCCACTCCTGGTTCCTGGAGCCCGATGTCGCGTACGCGATGCCGAACGACGACGGGGTCACGGTCGTCGCGGTGATCCCCGACAAGAAGCGGCTGCCGGCCTTCCGCGAGGACCTGGAGGGCGCCTATCTCGACTTCGTCCGCGCCCTGCCCGACGGTCCCGCGATCGACTCCGCCGAGCGCATCACCAAGATCACCGGCACGGTCAACTACCCGCTGCACTCCCGGCGGCCGAGCGCACCGGGGGTCGCCCTCATCGGGGACGCCGCGCTCACCAGCGACCCGCTGTGGGGGGTCGGGGTCGGCTGGGCCCTGCAGTCGGCCCAGTGGCTGGCCGAGGCGGTCGCTCCCGCCGTCACCGGGCGCGGTGACCTCGACCGGGCGCTCACCGCGTACGCCCGCCGCCATCGCCGCGGGCTCGCCGGCCACCAGCATCTGGCCGCCGACTACGCCAAGGCGCGGCCGTTCAACCCGTTCGAGCGGCTGATGTTCTCGGCGGCGGCGCGTGACGCGTCCATGGCCCGCCACATGCACCTGTTCGCGTCCCGGATCATCGGCCCGCTGCGCTTCCTCAGCCCGGTGGCCCTGGCCCGCGCGTCCGCCGTCAACCTGCGCCACCGCGGCGGCCGCAGCCCGGCGCCGGTGCACCTTCCCCACCCCACGTCGTGA
- a CDS encoding alpha/beta hydrolase has product MLLAEQGASQGVPWRLAVDREVDGEALRVWERPARTCGAPTIVLVHGFEEKWSDWTPLTGHLPGGERLLALDLPWRNGSRHLWAERGSSTAWLERALDLLPAHPDAVVAHSFGATTQLELLTRRTGRPCAPTVLVAPVFRPHDQPVDARFFHEAIGRFRGVLADGLRARLGPRAERIPADIVEVMISKVRERVEPHGFLQFYAMLSRTPELPLHRITAPVLVVSGTHDPSAPPAAIDELLASVRDIRLHQDPELTHFCQLQQPDRVAAQISAFLAETAPYHNDEEAISA; this is encoded by the coding sequence GTGCTGCTGGCAGAGCAAGGGGCATCGCAGGGTGTCCCGTGGCGGCTGGCCGTGGACCGCGAGGTGGACGGCGAGGCGCTGCGCGTCTGGGAGCGCCCGGCCCGCACATGCGGGGCCCCGACCATCGTCCTCGTCCACGGCTTCGAGGAGAAGTGGTCGGACTGGACCCCGCTGACCGGTCATCTGCCCGGCGGGGAGCGCCTGTTGGCTCTCGACCTGCCGTGGCGCAACGGTTCCCGCCATCTTTGGGCGGAGCGGGGTTCGTCGACCGCCTGGCTGGAACGCGCCCTAGATCTGCTGCCCGCCCACCCCGACGCCGTGGTGGCCCATTCGTTCGGCGCGACGACTCAGCTGGAACTGCTCACCCGCCGTACCGGGCGCCCCTGCGCTCCGACCGTGCTGGTGGCACCCGTCTTCCGGCCCCACGACCAGCCGGTGGACGCCCGGTTCTTCCACGAGGCCATCGGCCGCTTCCGCGGGGTGCTCGCCGACGGGCTGCGGGCCCGGCTGGGACCGCGCGCCGAACGCATCCCCGCGGACATCGTCGAGGTGATGATCAGCAAGGTCCGCGAGCGCGTGGAACCCCACGGCTTCCTGCAGTTCTACGCGATGCTCAGCCGCACTCCCGAGCTGCCGCTGCACCGCATCACGGCGCCCGTGCTGGTCGTCAGCGGCACCCACGACCCCTCGGCCCCGCCGGCCGCGATCGACGAACTCCTGGCATCGGTCCGGGACATCCGGCTCCACCAGGACCCGGAACTCACCCACTTCTGCCAGCTGCAGCAGCCGGACCGGGTGGCCGCGCAGATCTCCGCCTTCCTGGCGGAGACAGCCCCGTACCACAACGACGAGGAGGCGATCAGTGCATGA